Part of the Hippoglossus stenolepis isolate QCI-W04-F060 chromosome 4, HSTE1.2, whole genome shotgun sequence genome is shown below.
ACAACGTTATCACCAGAGCTACACGAGGCTCaggattggctggtttactgcATCAGTGTGTGACTCATCCATTCCGATGTGTTGTAGAGTTGTTGTGACTTTGACTTTCCTCTCATTcgttctcttcttcttcctgtgtttTGCAGACCCTCTTCCATCCAGATCAGGACCAGGCGCTCCTTCAGGGCGAGGAAACCGGACTCGGTACCAGAGTCGTACCAGCAGGAACCTCAGAAGAAGATTTAGAGGAGcggacgaggaggaggtggagccaTGTCGGCCTCATGGCGTGAGGACGATGAAGAGTTTAAGGTGGGAGGAGCAAAAGGAGGGTTGAGAGCCAAACCGAGGTTCTCCTTCAACGAGGTCAAAGTGCTGCTGGAGGCAGTGAAGAGGAACAGATACATCATCCTCAGTGAGTAGAAGGAACCtgcgtcttcacttcctctgtttaAAAGGACTTTGTCCAAAGCCTGAAGCCGAGAACACATTTAGAGTTTTTGCCAGAGATGTTCTGACACCATCTTCTCTTTCCTGATGTGAAATCTGCTTTCTCACTGTGGTCCGGCCAGCTGCCTCTTAAAATCTGCACCTGTATCACGACACCTCAAACAGACGAGCATAACGTTCTTGTATATTTACACTCTCTGCTTGGAACAACCACTGAAGAGAAACGTtaatcacacactctctctgcctcttctcgTCTGTAGGGAAGTTTAACCAGGGCGTGTCAGCTGAGACCAAGAAACAGACGTGGGCTGAAATCACGAATCAGATCAACGGCCTGGGAGAGAATCACCGAGAGGTTTGTTTCTGTCATCGTTTACTTCAGTTATTAGAAGGAAAACTCTGTCTAATAGTATTTCTCTTTTATCGTCtgcaataaaagagaaatactCTTCTagataaattattataaattatttaaaagtatAATAAGCACCCTGTGGTTCTTCACTGAATCCACACTCTGTATCTTTAATGTGCACACTGGACCTTTTCATGCCGGTCTAGGTTGTAGCTCTCCAGCTGTGATCCATACGACCATGATGTCGTACTGGTTAAAGTGATGCGTCTCCTCACGACCATGATGTCGTACTGGTTAAAGTGATGCGTCTCCATACGACCATGATGTCGTACTGGTTAAAGTGATGCGTCTCCTCACGACCATGATGTCGTACTGGTTAAAGTGATGCGTCTCCTCACAACCATGATGTCGTACTGGTTAAAGTGATGCGTCTCCTCACAACCATGATGTCGTACTGGTTAAAGTGATGCGTCTCCTCACAGGTGCGTCAGATCATGAAGAAATGGGCGGACCTCAAATGTGACGGGAAGCGACGTATCGCCACCTTCAGGGGCCCGAATGGCAGCAACCTGAGGAAGAAGAACCTGGGCCCCGTGGAGAAGATGGTGCATAAGATCCTGCGGATGAGTCCCAGTGGAGGTGAGCAGCAGAAAGTCGAGGCCTCTGTCTTCGACCTCGTCGTGTTGAAGTCTTGAGACGTAATAACATTGATCTACTCACGGTGAGAACTGTAGATAACGTGTGGTCGTACCAGAGCCTGTCGGGAGAGGAGCAGTTACAAAGTGTTCATAGTTAGTTAAGAaatatttaattcatgtttctatacatttaatgtgtttcagatttttgtACTTATTACATTTTCTAGCACATTTTCAGTACTGTAATCGTTTATTATGGTTTATTAACTCCCAGAAGCTTTTAGCTGAGCTCGTACAGATTTTAGAGACATGAAGCGTTTGAagattctccaggaaatgacgacacaggaagtaaaaatacaaacgtAAACACTGGATGAACATCGACTGACGTAAGTGTCATTGTTTGTCTTGAATCAAACCTTTAATCACGTGCTGTTCTCAGACGGTGACAGTGAACAGGAACCTGACGACGACGAGGAATCGTCAAAGCTTTACCCGAAAGGTCTGACGTCCAGCGCCGCCAATTACTCCTACCTCGGTTTGACGGACAGCTCCATCTCGTTACCTGGAGGAGCCTCCTACGacatgtctcctctctcctcaccggAGAAGGAACTGGGCGGTAAGCAGAGGAAACGTCGTGGCTCTGTGTTTATCATCCACAGCAACTTTCTATCTGTGTCGCAGCAGAAAGGATGTGATGTCATGTCTTTATGTCCCACAGGAGATCCCTTTCATTCCTCCTCCGACTTTGACTTGGAGCTGGGAGACGAAGGAGGTGAGAGCAAAGCACGAAGAACATCTCACTTCTGAAACCACAGCACTTtgaaaacttaaacttaaacttcTCAGCCTCTAAAACAGACGGAGACTCAGAATGTTTCAGATTTCTGTGATAAGTTGATGAAGATCTTGAAGGTCTTGGTTCTTCCTGTTTATCAGATCAGCGTTCACACTCCTGTTTAAAGCCCGACTGCTTCACTCTGGTTTCACTTGCTCCTCTTCAAGCACTTTATTATTTGATATCTCTTTGTTTACCTTTGTTACTTTCggtgtttcctcatttcctATGTATGAGGCTTACGACAGCGTTCCCTCagtggtttgtatgaaaagtgacGTTTAATCAGAGCAGAGTTCATCAGTCGCTGCTCTGAGTTTGTTCTTCAGAAGCTGTGAAACTAAAATGTTTGGTGTCTCTGTCGTCTCCCAGAACGAAACATGGACTTTGATGAAAATGACGACTCCCTGTTCTCCTCCGCTCCCGCCTCTCTTCCCCCgccctcctccgccgccgctcTGGACCCCCTTCCTGACAACGCCCTGCTGAGGGTCAAGCCCGTCCACACCTACTCCCGAAGCAGCCAGAACCACATCCAGAACCACAACTACTCCAGACCGATGCCTGGACCCTCTTCTTCCgcagcctccacctcctctggtTTCCCTTCAGCATCTGATTCAAAGGCCGCCGCTGTGTCCACTGCTGCACCTCCTTTGTCGCAGTCCCCTACAAGCTCCAATATGactgcctcctccctccctaGGCCCCCCCCTGCTTCCTCCGCCAATGACTCTACCTCTGACCGtgcatcctcctcatcctccatcctaccaccttctgctcctcctcccgctccctctgctgcagtctcctcctcctctggtgctTCTGCGACCgctgctccctcctcctttgTCCACCGCACCTCAGGCTCAAACCCGTGTGACCCTCTGCCGGC
Proteins encoded:
- the zgc:113149 gene encoding flocculation protein FLO11, which translates into the protein MSASWREDDEEFKVGGAKGGLRAKPRFSFNEVKVLLEAVKRNRYIILRKFNQGVSAETKKQTWAEITNQINGLGENHREVRQIMKKWADLKCDGKRRIATFRGPNGSNLRKKNLGPVEKMVHKILRMSPSGDGDSEQEPDDDEESSKLYPKGLTSSAANYSYLGLTDSSISLPGGASYDMSPLSSPEKELGGDPFHSSSDFDLELGDEGERNMDFDENDDSLFSSAPASLPPPSSAAALDPLPDNALLRVKPVHTYSRSSQNHIQNHNYSRPMPGPSSSAASTSSGFPSASDSKAAAVSTAAPPLSQSPTSSNMTASSLPRPPPASSANDSTSDRASSSSSILPPSAPPPAPSAAVSSSSGASATAAPSSFVHRTSGSNPCDPLPAGASSRRSQDTVGQMATQSLQQQRASRMLLTSMSQSMEMLAQSVQLLVESQQEFVQESLLLQRETVDVLRDFSNTALTMLRDKGSSGHQAQQLHPPPRF